A single Eulemur rufifrons isolate Redbay chromosome 9, OSU_ERuf_1, whole genome shotgun sequence DNA region contains:
- the ODAD4 gene encoding outer dynein arm-docking complex subunit 4 isoform X1 translates to MSDSEVEVLRSTFSSYMAEGERLYLCGEFSKAVQSFSNALHLQNGDKNCLVARSKCFLKMGNLEKSLKDAEASLQSDPTFCKGILQKAETLYTMGDFEFALVFYHRGYRLRPDREFKVGIQKAQEAINNSVGSPSSIKLENKGDLSFLSKQAENMKAQQKHPPMKHISYHTKTESKRKGSLKSEKIVRQLLGELYVDKEYLEKLLADEDLIRGTMKGGLTVEDLIITGINYLDTRSDFWRQQKPIYARERDRKLMQEKWLRDRKRSPSQTAHYILKSLEDIDMLLTSGSAEGSLQKAEKVLKKVLEWNKEEVPNKDELVGNLYSCIGNAQIELGQLAAALQSHRKDLEIAKEYDLPDAKSRALDNIGRVFARVGKFQQAIDTWEEKIPLAKTTLEKTWLFHEIGRCYLELDQAWQAQNYGEKSQQCAEEEEDIEWQLNASVLVAQAQVKLRDFESAVNNFEKALERAKLVHNIEAQQAIISALDDANKGIIEELKKTNYRDSIKEKKEKEAASPYEDKTITAKEKERSRVRGEPEKVMKEWEREQIESDKETDDDEAFREALESTASAQHGVEAGKARRGSGEVAKGVSELGTRLGDAGKKPPEVGRRGSREIYRRPSGELSQRLSGELSKSESEGLKKLPEVGSKELEEQGKTELGEKRETKKLENAEN, encoded by the exons ATGTCGGACTCCGAAGTCGAGGTCCTACGAAGCACGTTTTCCTCTTACATGGCGGAGGGCGAGCGGCTCTACCTGTGTGGGGAATTCTCTAAAGCCGTCCAGAGCTTCAGCAAC GCTCTTCACCTTCAGAATGGAGACAAGAACTGCCTGGTTGCCCGCTCCAAGTGCTTCCTAAAGATGGGAAACTTGGAGAAATCCCTGAAGGATGCTGAGGCTTCACTCCAGAGTGACCCAACTTTCTGCAAG GGGATTCTACAAAAGGCTGAGACATTGTACACCATGGGAGACTTTGAGTTTGCCTTGGTGTTCTATCATCGAGGCTATAGGCTGCGGCCTGATCGGGAATTCAAAGTTGGAATTCAGAAAGCCCAGGAAGCCATCAACAATTCAGTGGGAA GTCCTTCTTCAATTAAGCTGGAAAACAAAGGGGACCTTTCCTTCTTAAGCAAGCAGGCTGAG AATATGAAAGCCCAGCAGAAGCATCCTCCAATGAAACACATCTCATACCACACCAAGACAGAGTCCAAGCGGAAGGGCTCACTCAAGAGTGAGAAGATTGTCCGCCAGCTTCTGGGGGAGCTCTACGTGGACAAAGAGTATCTGGAGAAGCTCCTAGCAGATGAAG ACCTGATCAGAGGCACCATGAAGGGCGGCCTGACCGTGGAGGACCTCATCATAACGGGCATCAACTACCTGGACACCCGCAGCGACTTCTGGAGGCAGCAGAAGCCAATCTATGCCAGGGAGCGGGACCGGAAGCTGATGCAAGAGAAATGGCTGCGGGACCGCAAACGCAGTCCGTCACAGACAGCCCATTACATCCTCAAGAGCCTGGAGGACATCGACATGT TGCTGACCAGCGGCAGTGCCGAAGGGAGCCTTCAGAAAGCTGAGAAAGTGCTGAAGAAGGTACTGGAATGGAACAAAGAAGAGGTACCCAACAAGGATGAACTGGTTGGAAACTTGTACAGCTGCATAGGGAATGCCCAGATTGAGCTGGGGCAGTTGGCGGCAGCCCTGCAGAGCCACAGAAAGGACCTGGAGATCGCCAAGGAATA TGACCTTCCTGATGCAAAATCAAGAGCCCTTGACAACATTGGCAGGGTTTTTGCCAGAGTTGGGAAATTCCAGCAAGCCATTGACAC GTGGGAAGAGAAGATCCCTCTGGCAAAAACCACGCTGGAGAAGACCTGGCTGTTCCATGAGATTGGCCGCTGCTACTTGGAGCTGGACCAGGCCTGGCAGGCCCAGAATTATGGCGAGAAGTCCCAGCAGTGCGCCGAGGAGGAAGAGGACATCGAGTGGCAGTTGAACGCCAGCGTTCTGGTGGCTCAGGCACAAG TGAAGCTGAGAGACTTCGAGTCGGCTGTGAACAACTTTGAGAAGGCCCTGGAGAGGGCGAAGCTTGTCCACAACATCGAGGCGCAGCAGGCCATCATCAGT GCCTTGGACGATGCCAACAAGGGCATCATCGAAGAACTGAAGAAAACCAACTACAGGGACtccatcaaagaaaagaaagagaaag AGGCTGCTTCACCGTATGAAGATAAGACGATAACggcaaaggagaaggaaaggagcaGAGTGAGAGGCGAGCCTGAGAAGGTGATGAAGGAGTGGGAAAGAGAGCAGATCGAGAGCGACAAAGAGACAGATGACGACGAGGCGTTCCGGGAGGCCCTGGAGAGCACAGCCAGTGCACAGCACGGAGTGGAAGCAGGAAAAGCCAGAAGAGGTTCGGGAGAGGTTGCCAAGGGCGTGTCAGAGTTGGGCACAAGATTAGGAGATGCAGGCAAGAAACCACCAGAAGTGGGCAGGAGAGGATCCAGAGAAATTTACAGGCGGCCTTCTGGAGAATTAAGCCAAAGACTCTCAGGAGAATTAAGCAAAAGTGAATCAGAAGGACTAAAGAAACTTCCAGAAGTAGGCAGTAAAGAGTTGGAAGAACAGGGAAAAACAGAattgggagaaaagagagaaacgaaaaaactagaaaatgctgaaaattaa
- the ODAD4 gene encoding outer dynein arm-docking complex subunit 4 isoform X4: protein MSDSEVEVLRSTFSSYMAEGERLYLCGEFSKAVQSFSNALHLQNGDKNCLVARSKCFLKMGNLEKSLKDAEASLQSDPTFCKGILQKAETLYTMGDFEFALVFYHRGYRLRPDREFKVGIQKAQEAINNSVGSPSSIKLENKGDLSFLSKQAENMKAQQKHPPMKHISYHTKTESKRKGSLKSEKIVRQLLGELYVDKEYLEKLLADEDLIRGTMKGGLTVEDLIITGINYLDTRSDFWRQQKPIYARERDRKLMQEKWLRDRKRSPSQTAHYILKSLEDIDMLLTSGSAEGSLQKAEKVLKKVLEWNKEEVPNKDELVGNLYSCIGNAQIELGQLAAALQSHRKDLEIAKEYDLPDAKSRALDNIGRVFARVGKFQQAIDTWEEKIPLAKTTLEKTWLFHEIGRCYLELDQAWQAQNYGEKSQQCAEEEEDIEWQLNASVLVAQAQVKLRDFESAVNNFEKALERAKLVHNIEAQQAIISALDDANKGIIEELKKTNYRDSIKEKKEKEEAASPYEDKTITAKEKERSRVRGEPEKVMKEWEREQIESDKETDDDEAFREALESTASAQHGVEAGKARRGSGEVAKGVSELGTRLGDAGKKPPEVGRRGSREIYRRPSGELSQRLSGELSKSESEGLKKLPEVGSKELEEQGKTELGEKRETKKLENAEN, encoded by the exons ATGTCGGACTCCGAAGTCGAGGTCCTACGAAGCACGTTTTCCTCTTACATGGCGGAGGGCGAGCGGCTCTACCTGTGTGGGGAATTCTCTAAAGCCGTCCAGAGCTTCAGCAAC GCTCTTCACCTTCAGAATGGAGACAAGAACTGCCTGGTTGCCCGCTCCAAGTGCTTCCTAAAGATGGGAAACTTGGAGAAATCCCTGAAGGATGCTGAGGCTTCACTCCAGAGTGACCCAACTTTCTGCAAG GGGATTCTACAAAAGGCTGAGACATTGTACACCATGGGAGACTTTGAGTTTGCCTTGGTGTTCTATCATCGAGGCTATAGGCTGCGGCCTGATCGGGAATTCAAAGTTGGAATTCAGAAAGCCCAGGAAGCCATCAACAATTCAGTGGGAA GTCCTTCTTCAATTAAGCTGGAAAACAAAGGGGACCTTTCCTTCTTAAGCAAGCAGGCTGAG AATATGAAAGCCCAGCAGAAGCATCCTCCAATGAAACACATCTCATACCACACCAAGACAGAGTCCAAGCGGAAGGGCTCACTCAAGAGTGAGAAGATTGTCCGCCAGCTTCTGGGGGAGCTCTACGTGGACAAAGAGTATCTGGAGAAGCTCCTAGCAGATGAAG ACCTGATCAGAGGCACCATGAAGGGCGGCCTGACCGTGGAGGACCTCATCATAACGGGCATCAACTACCTGGACACCCGCAGCGACTTCTGGAGGCAGCAGAAGCCAATCTATGCCAGGGAGCGGGACCGGAAGCTGATGCAAGAGAAATGGCTGCGGGACCGCAAACGCAGTCCGTCACAGACAGCCCATTACATCCTCAAGAGCCTGGAGGACATCGACATGT TGCTGACCAGCGGCAGTGCCGAAGGGAGCCTTCAGAAAGCTGAGAAAGTGCTGAAGAAGGTACTGGAATGGAACAAAGAAGAGGTACCCAACAAGGATGAACTGGTTGGAAACTTGTACAGCTGCATAGGGAATGCCCAGATTGAGCTGGGGCAGTTGGCGGCAGCCCTGCAGAGCCACAGAAAGGACCTGGAGATCGCCAAGGAATA TGACCTTCCTGATGCAAAATCAAGAGCCCTTGACAACATTGGCAGGGTTTTTGCCAGAGTTGGGAAATTCCAGCAAGCCATTGACAC GTGGGAAGAGAAGATCCCTCTGGCAAAAACCACGCTGGAGAAGACCTGGCTGTTCCATGAGATTGGCCGCTGCTACTTGGAGCTGGACCAGGCCTGGCAGGCCCAGAATTATGGCGAGAAGTCCCAGCAGTGCGCCGAGGAGGAAGAGGACATCGAGTGGCAGTTGAACGCCAGCGTTCTGGTGGCTCAGGCACAAG TGAAGCTGAGAGACTTCGAGTCGGCTGTGAACAACTTTGAGAAGGCCCTGGAGAGGGCGAAGCTTGTCCACAACATCGAGGCGCAGCAGGCCATCATCAGT GCCTTGGACGATGCCAACAAGGGCATCATCGAAGAACTGAAGAAAACCAACTACAGGGACtccatcaaagaaaagaaagagaaag AAGAGGCTGCTTCACCGTATGAAGATAAGACGATAACggcaaaggagaaggaaaggagcaGAGTGAGAGGCGAGCCTGAGAAGGTGATGAAGGAGTGGGAAAGAGAGCAGATCGAGAGCGACAAAGAGACAGATGACGACGAGGCGTTCCGGGAGGCCCTGGAGAGCACAGCCAGTGCACAGCACGGAGTGGAAGCAGGAAAAGCCAGAAGAGGTTCGGGAGAGGTTGCCAAGGGCGTGTCAGAGTTGGGCACAAGATTAGGAGATGCAGGCAAGAAACCACCAGAAGTGGGCAGGAGAGGATCCAGAGAAATTTACAGGCGGCCTTCTGGAGAATTAAGCCAAAGACTCTCAGGAGAATTAAGCAAAAGTGAATCAGAAGGACTAAAGAAACTTCCAGAAGTAGGCAGTAAAGAGTTGGAAGAACAGGGAAAAACAGAattgggagaaaagagagaaacgaaaaaactagaaaatgctgaaaattaa
- the ODAD4 gene encoding outer dynein arm-docking complex subunit 4 isoform X2, with translation MSDSEVEVLRSTFSSYMAEGERLYLCGEFSKAVQSFSNALHLQNGDKNCLVARSKCFLKMGNLEKSLKDAEASLQSDPTFCKGILQKAETLYTMGDFEFALVFYHRGYRLRPDREFKVGIQKAQEAINNSVGNLIRGTMKGGLTVEDLIITGINYLDTRSDFWRQQKPIYARERDRKLMQEKWLRDRKRSPSQTAHYILKSLEDIDMLLTSGSAEGSLQKAEKVLKKVLEWNKEEVPNKDELVGNLYSCIGNAQIELGQLAAALQSHRKDLEIAKEYDLPDAKSRALDNIGRVFARVGKFQQAIDTWEEKIPLAKTTLEKTWLFHEIGRCYLELDQAWQAQNYGEKSQQCAEEEEDIEWQLNASVLVAQAQVKLRDFESAVNNFEKALERAKLVHNIEAQQAIISALDDANKGIIEELKKTNYRDSIKEKKEKEEAASPYEDKTITAKEKERSRVRGEPEKVMKEWEREQIESDKETDDDEAFREALESTASAQHGVEAGKARRGSGEVAKGVSELGTRLGDAGKKPPEVGRRGSREIYRRPSGELSQRLSGELSKSESEGLKKLPEVGSKELEEQGKTELGEKRETKKLENAEN, from the exons ATGTCGGACTCCGAAGTCGAGGTCCTACGAAGCACGTTTTCCTCTTACATGGCGGAGGGCGAGCGGCTCTACCTGTGTGGGGAATTCTCTAAAGCCGTCCAGAGCTTCAGCAAC GCTCTTCACCTTCAGAATGGAGACAAGAACTGCCTGGTTGCCCGCTCCAAGTGCTTCCTAAAGATGGGAAACTTGGAGAAATCCCTGAAGGATGCTGAGGCTTCACTCCAGAGTGACCCAACTTTCTGCAAG GGGATTCTACAAAAGGCTGAGACATTGTACACCATGGGAGACTTTGAGTTTGCCTTGGTGTTCTATCATCGAGGCTATAGGCTGCGGCCTGATCGGGAATTCAAAGTTGGAATTCAGAAAGCCCAGGAAGCCATCAACAATTCAGTGGGAA ACCTGATCAGAGGCACCATGAAGGGCGGCCTGACCGTGGAGGACCTCATCATAACGGGCATCAACTACCTGGACACCCGCAGCGACTTCTGGAGGCAGCAGAAGCCAATCTATGCCAGGGAGCGGGACCGGAAGCTGATGCAAGAGAAATGGCTGCGGGACCGCAAACGCAGTCCGTCACAGACAGCCCATTACATCCTCAAGAGCCTGGAGGACATCGACATGT TGCTGACCAGCGGCAGTGCCGAAGGGAGCCTTCAGAAAGCTGAGAAAGTGCTGAAGAAGGTACTGGAATGGAACAAAGAAGAGGTACCCAACAAGGATGAACTGGTTGGAAACTTGTACAGCTGCATAGGGAATGCCCAGATTGAGCTGGGGCAGTTGGCGGCAGCCCTGCAGAGCCACAGAAAGGACCTGGAGATCGCCAAGGAATA TGACCTTCCTGATGCAAAATCAAGAGCCCTTGACAACATTGGCAGGGTTTTTGCCAGAGTTGGGAAATTCCAGCAAGCCATTGACAC GTGGGAAGAGAAGATCCCTCTGGCAAAAACCACGCTGGAGAAGACCTGGCTGTTCCATGAGATTGGCCGCTGCTACTTGGAGCTGGACCAGGCCTGGCAGGCCCAGAATTATGGCGAGAAGTCCCAGCAGTGCGCCGAGGAGGAAGAGGACATCGAGTGGCAGTTGAACGCCAGCGTTCTGGTGGCTCAGGCACAAG TGAAGCTGAGAGACTTCGAGTCGGCTGTGAACAACTTTGAGAAGGCCCTGGAGAGGGCGAAGCTTGTCCACAACATCGAGGCGCAGCAGGCCATCATCAGT GCCTTGGACGATGCCAACAAGGGCATCATCGAAGAACTGAAGAAAACCAACTACAGGGACtccatcaaagaaaagaaagagaaag AAGAGGCTGCTTCACCGTATGAAGATAAGACGATAACggcaaaggagaaggaaaggagcaGAGTGAGAGGCGAGCCTGAGAAGGTGATGAAGGAGTGGGAAAGAGAGCAGATCGAGAGCGACAAAGAGACAGATGACGACGAGGCGTTCCGGGAGGCCCTGGAGAGCACAGCCAGTGCACAGCACGGAGTGGAAGCAGGAAAAGCCAGAAGAGGTTCGGGAGAGGTTGCCAAGGGCGTGTCAGAGTTGGGCACAAGATTAGGAGATGCAGGCAAGAAACCACCAGAAGTGGGCAGGAGAGGATCCAGAGAAATTTACAGGCGGCCTTCTGGAGAATTAAGCCAAAGACTCTCAGGAGAATTAAGCAAAAGTGAATCAGAAGGACTAAAGAAACTTCCAGAAGTAGGCAGTAAAGAGTTGGAAGAACAGGGAAAAACAGAattgggagaaaagagagaaacgaaaaaactagaaaatgctgaaaattaa
- the ODAD4 gene encoding outer dynein arm-docking complex subunit 4 isoform X3 — protein MLRLHSRVTQLSARGFYKRLRHCTPWETLSLPWCSIIEAIGCGLIGNSKLEFRKPRKPSTIQWENMKAQQKHPPMKHISYHTKTESKRKGSLKSEKIVRQLLGELYVDKEYLEKLLADEDLIRGTMKGGLTVEDLIITGINYLDTRSDFWRQQKPIYARERDRKLMQEKWLRDRKRSPSQTAHYILKSLEDIDMLLTSGSAEGSLQKAEKVLKKVLEWNKEEVPNKDELVGNLYSCIGNAQIELGQLAAALQSHRKDLEIAKEYDLPDAKSRALDNIGRVFARVGKFQQAIDTWEEKIPLAKTTLEKTWLFHEIGRCYLELDQAWQAQNYGEKSQQCAEEEEDIEWQLNASVLVAQAQVKLRDFESAVNNFEKALERAKLVHNIEAQQAIISALDDANKGIIEELKKTNYRDSIKEKKEKEEAASPYEDKTITAKEKERSRVRGEPEKVMKEWEREQIESDKETDDDEAFREALESTASAQHGVEAGKARRGSGEVAKGVSELGTRLGDAGKKPPEVGRRGSREIYRRPSGELSQRLSGELSKSESEGLKKLPEVGSKELEEQGKTELGEKRETKKLENAEN, from the exons ATGCTGAGGCTTCACTCCAGAGTGACCCAACTTTCTGCAAG GGGATTCTACAAAAGGCTGAGACATTGTACACCATGGGAGACTTTGAGTTTGCCTTGGTGTTCTATCATCGAGGCTATAGGCTGCGGCCTGATCGGGAATTCAAAGTTGGAATTCAGAAAGCCCAGGAAGCCATCAACAATTCAGTGGGAA AATATGAAAGCCCAGCAGAAGCATCCTCCAATGAAACACATCTCATACCACACCAAGACAGAGTCCAAGCGGAAGGGCTCACTCAAGAGTGAGAAGATTGTCCGCCAGCTTCTGGGGGAGCTCTACGTGGACAAAGAGTATCTGGAGAAGCTCCTAGCAGATGAAG ACCTGATCAGAGGCACCATGAAGGGCGGCCTGACCGTGGAGGACCTCATCATAACGGGCATCAACTACCTGGACACCCGCAGCGACTTCTGGAGGCAGCAGAAGCCAATCTATGCCAGGGAGCGGGACCGGAAGCTGATGCAAGAGAAATGGCTGCGGGACCGCAAACGCAGTCCGTCACAGACAGCCCATTACATCCTCAAGAGCCTGGAGGACATCGACATGT TGCTGACCAGCGGCAGTGCCGAAGGGAGCCTTCAGAAAGCTGAGAAAGTGCTGAAGAAGGTACTGGAATGGAACAAAGAAGAGGTACCCAACAAGGATGAACTGGTTGGAAACTTGTACAGCTGCATAGGGAATGCCCAGATTGAGCTGGGGCAGTTGGCGGCAGCCCTGCAGAGCCACAGAAAGGACCTGGAGATCGCCAAGGAATA TGACCTTCCTGATGCAAAATCAAGAGCCCTTGACAACATTGGCAGGGTTTTTGCCAGAGTTGGGAAATTCCAGCAAGCCATTGACAC GTGGGAAGAGAAGATCCCTCTGGCAAAAACCACGCTGGAGAAGACCTGGCTGTTCCATGAGATTGGCCGCTGCTACTTGGAGCTGGACCAGGCCTGGCAGGCCCAGAATTATGGCGAGAAGTCCCAGCAGTGCGCCGAGGAGGAAGAGGACATCGAGTGGCAGTTGAACGCCAGCGTTCTGGTGGCTCAGGCACAAG TGAAGCTGAGAGACTTCGAGTCGGCTGTGAACAACTTTGAGAAGGCCCTGGAGAGGGCGAAGCTTGTCCACAACATCGAGGCGCAGCAGGCCATCATCAGT GCCTTGGACGATGCCAACAAGGGCATCATCGAAGAACTGAAGAAAACCAACTACAGGGACtccatcaaagaaaagaaagagaaag AAGAGGCTGCTTCACCGTATGAAGATAAGACGATAACggcaaaggagaaggaaaggagcaGAGTGAGAGGCGAGCCTGAGAAGGTGATGAAGGAGTGGGAAAGAGAGCAGATCGAGAGCGACAAAGAGACAGATGACGACGAGGCGTTCCGGGAGGCCCTGGAGAGCACAGCCAGTGCACAGCACGGAGTGGAAGCAGGAAAAGCCAGAAGAGGTTCGGGAGAGGTTGCCAAGGGCGTGTCAGAGTTGGGCACAAGATTAGGAGATGCAGGCAAGAAACCACCAGAAGTGGGCAGGAGAGGATCCAGAGAAATTTACAGGCGGCCTTCTGGAGAATTAAGCCAAAGACTCTCAGGAGAATTAAGCAAAAGTGAATCAGAAGGACTAAAGAAACTTCCAGAAGTAGGCAGTAAAGAGTTGGAAGAACAGGGAAAAACAGAattgggagaaaagagagaaacgaaaaaactagaaaatgctgaaaattaa
- the CNP gene encoding 2',3'-cyclic-nucleotide 3'-phosphodiesterase isoform X1: MNRGFSRKSHTFLPKIFFRKMSSSGAKDKPELQFPFLQDEDTVATLHECKTLFILRGLPGSGKSTLARVIVDKYRDGTKMVSADAYKITPGARGAFSEEYRRLDEELAAYCRRRDIRILVLDDTNHERERLEQLFEMADQYQYQVVLVEPKTAWRLDCAQLKEKNQWQLSADDLKKLKPGLEKDFLPLYFGWFLTKKSSEALRKAGQIFLEELGNHKAFKKELPHFISGNESREKIDLVTYFGKRPPGVLHCTTKFCDYGKATGAEEYAQQDVVKKSYCKAFTLSISALFVTPKTTGARVELSEQELQLWPSDVDKQTPSDNLPRGSRAHITLGCAADVEAVQTGLDLLEIVRQEKGGNRGEEVGELSRGKLYSLGSGRWMLNLAKKMEVRAIFTGYYGKGKPVPTQGSRKGGAMPSCTII; this comes from the exons ATG AACAGAGGCTTCTCCCGAAAGAGCCACACGTTCCTGCCCAAGATCTTCTTCCGAAAAATGTCATCCTCAGGGGCCAAGGACAAGCCTGAGCTGCAGTTTCCCTTCCTTCAGGATGAGGATACGGTGGCCACCCTGCACGAGTGCAAGACGCTCTTCATCCTGCGTGGCCTGCCGGGAAGTGGCAAGTCCACGCTGGCGCGGGTCATCGTAGACAAGTACCGTGACGGCACCAAGATGGTGTCTGCGGATGCTTACAAGATCACCCCTGGCGCTCGAGGAGCCTTCTCTGAGGAGTACAGGCGGCTTGATGAGGAACTGGCTGCCTACTGCCGACGCCGGGACATCAGAATTCTTGTGCTAGATGACACCAACCATGAGCGGGAACGGCTGGAGCAGCTCTTTGAAATGGCCGACCAGTACCAGTACCAGGTGGTGCTGGTGGAGCCCAAGACAGCGTGGCGGCTGGACTGTGCCCAGCTCAAGGAGAAGAACCAGTGGCAGCTGTCGGCCGATGACCTGAAGAAGCTGAAGCCTGGGCTGGAGAAGGACTTCCTGCCACTCTACTTCGGCTGGTTCCTGACCAAGAAGAGCTCTGAGGCCCTGCGCAAGGCTGGCCAGATCTTCCTGGAGGAGCTGGGGAACCACAAGGCCTTCAAGAAGGAGCTTCCACACT TTATCTCTGGGAATGAGTCCAGGGAGAAGATTGACCTGGTCACCTATTTTGGGAAGAGACCTCCAGGCGTGCTGCACTGCACAACCAAGTTCTGTGACTACGGGAAGGCCACCGGGGCAGAGGAGTACGCCCAGCAGGAT gtGGTGAAGAAATCTTACTGCAAGGCCTTCACGCTGTCCATCTCTGCCCTCTTTGTGACACCCAAGACGACTGGGGCTCGGGTGGAGCTGAGTGAGCAGGAGCTGCAGTTGTGGCCAAGTGACGTGGACAAGCAGACCCCCTCTGACAACCTGCCCCGGGGGAGCCGTGCCCACATCACTCTGGGCTGTGCAGCTGACGTGGAGGCCGTGCAGACGGGCCTTGACCTCTTGGAGATCGTGCGGCAGGAGAAGGGGGGCAACCGAGGCGAGGAGGTGGGTGAGCTAAGCCGGGGCAAGCTCTATTCCTTGGGCAGTGGGCGCTGGATGCTGAACCTGGCCAAGAAGATGGAGGTCAGGGCCATCTTCACGGGATACTATGGGAAGGGCAAACCTGTGCCCACGCAAGGCAGCCGGAAGGGGGGTGCCATGCCGTCCTGCACCATCATATGA
- the CNP gene encoding 2',3'-cyclic-nucleotide 3'-phosphodiesterase isoform X2 — MSSSGAKDKPELQFPFLQDEDTVATLHECKTLFILRGLPGSGKSTLARVIVDKYRDGTKMVSADAYKITPGARGAFSEEYRRLDEELAAYCRRRDIRILVLDDTNHERERLEQLFEMADQYQYQVVLVEPKTAWRLDCAQLKEKNQWQLSADDLKKLKPGLEKDFLPLYFGWFLTKKSSEALRKAGQIFLEELGNHKAFKKELPHFISGNESREKIDLVTYFGKRPPGVLHCTTKFCDYGKATGAEEYAQQDVVKKSYCKAFTLSISALFVTPKTTGARVELSEQELQLWPSDVDKQTPSDNLPRGSRAHITLGCAADVEAVQTGLDLLEIVRQEKGGNRGEEVGELSRGKLYSLGSGRWMLNLAKKMEVRAIFTGYYGKGKPVPTQGSRKGGAMPSCTII, encoded by the exons ATGTCATCCTCAGGGGCCAAGGACAAGCCTGAGCTGCAGTTTCCCTTCCTTCAGGATGAGGATACGGTGGCCACCCTGCACGAGTGCAAGACGCTCTTCATCCTGCGTGGCCTGCCGGGAAGTGGCAAGTCCACGCTGGCGCGGGTCATCGTAGACAAGTACCGTGACGGCACCAAGATGGTGTCTGCGGATGCTTACAAGATCACCCCTGGCGCTCGAGGAGCCTTCTCTGAGGAGTACAGGCGGCTTGATGAGGAACTGGCTGCCTACTGCCGACGCCGGGACATCAGAATTCTTGTGCTAGATGACACCAACCATGAGCGGGAACGGCTGGAGCAGCTCTTTGAAATGGCCGACCAGTACCAGTACCAGGTGGTGCTGGTGGAGCCCAAGACAGCGTGGCGGCTGGACTGTGCCCAGCTCAAGGAGAAGAACCAGTGGCAGCTGTCGGCCGATGACCTGAAGAAGCTGAAGCCTGGGCTGGAGAAGGACTTCCTGCCACTCTACTTCGGCTGGTTCCTGACCAAGAAGAGCTCTGAGGCCCTGCGCAAGGCTGGCCAGATCTTCCTGGAGGAGCTGGGGAACCACAAGGCCTTCAAGAAGGAGCTTCCACACT TTATCTCTGGGAATGAGTCCAGGGAGAAGATTGACCTGGTCACCTATTTTGGGAAGAGACCTCCAGGCGTGCTGCACTGCACAACCAAGTTCTGTGACTACGGGAAGGCCACCGGGGCAGAGGAGTACGCCCAGCAGGAT gtGGTGAAGAAATCTTACTGCAAGGCCTTCACGCTGTCCATCTCTGCCCTCTTTGTGACACCCAAGACGACTGGGGCTCGGGTGGAGCTGAGTGAGCAGGAGCTGCAGTTGTGGCCAAGTGACGTGGACAAGCAGACCCCCTCTGACAACCTGCCCCGGGGGAGCCGTGCCCACATCACTCTGGGCTGTGCAGCTGACGTGGAGGCCGTGCAGACGGGCCTTGACCTCTTGGAGATCGTGCGGCAGGAGAAGGGGGGCAACCGAGGCGAGGAGGTGGGTGAGCTAAGCCGGGGCAAGCTCTATTCCTTGGGCAGTGGGCGCTGGATGCTGAACCTGGCCAAGAAGATGGAGGTCAGGGCCATCTTCACGGGATACTATGGGAAGGGCAAACCTGTGCCCACGCAAGGCAGCCGGAAGGGGGGTGCCATGCCGTCCTGCACCATCATATGA